In Haliotis asinina isolate JCU_RB_2024 chromosome 11, JCU_Hal_asi_v2, whole genome shotgun sequence, the genomic stretch cattttataTGCTTTTTTACTCGAAACCaaattaggtgatgtgggtgtttcatgcctggttgatttctcaggaatGGGTGAATTGGAtatgggagagtccatatactatgatcagaggggatttagcaaccatgtcggagtgaaagaatgacaaaactcagtgacagattaatgagtgtctttttcatgcattatgaaaatgataatgttaaattaacacaaaatgtccAATATCCctccagcatgtcatacatatatgtaccataaaatgatattttatcaactgaatagtAGGGAATTATTACACAGTTCAGGacacaatagcattcctaagCCGAATAAATTGAATTCCTGAGCTGGACAATAGAATTCTTAAGCCGAACAATAGCATTCCTGAGCCGGACAATAAACATTCCACAGGTGAGAGCCTGAAATATTCAGGCTCTGTCAGGCTCGTCACAGTTCTGAACTTGAATAGCATTCCTCAGTCGAATAACATTCCTTAACCAAACAATAGACATTCCATAGCTGAAAGCCTGATGTATTCAGGCTCTGTGAGGTTCGTCATAGTTACGAACGTCAATGACATTCCTGAGAGTAGACTACACATTCCAAAGGTGCACACCTTAAAGCACTTGAGCTATTTAAGGTGTGGTGTACAATATACATTCCAAAGGTTGTAACCTAAATTCCTTCATACTCACACCAGTGAGTGCATATCCATACATTCTGGAAAAGGTCACATTCCACAGGTGCTGACCTTGGTGTGTCTGAAAGTAGCTAaaatcattttgtaaaatattcatgCTATTAGTATTCTATCCATGTAGCACGTTAACCAACCAAATTGTATGTGTACTACTCTATATCCAATCAAAAAGTTCTTGCTCTAAACAATCCCATGATGATGTACCTTCAAGCCATTTCAAAGTCAGTTTCATTGCTGTCATAGACAATAAGAGTTTGAGAAAAGTGTCTCTCTGCTTACAGTCAATATGGCACAGAAGTTATTGGACATTGGACATGTGGCCTTTTCAACAGACCAGTTACTTACTACTGCATTTCAAGAAATGACGGATATTGTGAATACTCTGGTACATTTGCATGAAACGATGATGAGAACAAGCGAATTGTACAAAACCACATACTCAGACATCACAGAGCGACTGAAAACCTTAGAACAGAAACTTCCATCAGGATCGCCTGGATTACACAAAACTTTCTGCCACCTCTACTGATGAAAAATCAGTAAAGAGAAAGCGAAAATCTCCTTATACCCCCCGTCCTAAAGTTAAGAAGACTAAAAAATTAAAGGAAAATAAGGAGCAGCCAGCAAAGTCGATGAAAGTTTCACATATGAAGCAAAGGAATAGAGGCCAGAAGATACAATTACAGAAGGAATCCACACCAGCAATCCCTTTGCAATCAGGGTAAGTGTATATGTTTTATTAAATGCGTCCCtgtatatgttttcttcaatgtCTATGATTCTGAATGTttgtaaattttatttcttttcctCTTTGTCATTTTATAGAGAAATGCAAGAGGATACCGCAGCAGCAACATTTCCATTCCACATGGTTGATGATCCCACCTTAAATGGTCTGTGGTTGGATTATACTCAACTAATGGAGGACATAGAGAAACAGGAGAAACAAGACACCGCTGATTTATCCAGCAATAGCTCACATCATTCAGAAGATCCCTGTGAAGAAGAATAACTTACTCCCCTTCAGAAGAACTGTCACATTTGCCGTCACAATAACATGTTGCAACATATGAGTTGTAATAGCGGACAGGTTCTGAgtcatgtgtgttgtatggatCTCATGAACTGTATGGGTTATCGTGATCCAGAGGGGATGATGGAAGACATGATAGTACAAGACTCTGAGGCACATATCCTGACTGTGTAAATTCAGATCATTTTCACTTTAAACAGACAACTGAGGAGACATATTCTCTTGTTGTTGATACTTGAGAAAGAAGACATTTTATGAACAAAATGTAGGCATTAATATTCATAGCTCGTAACCTTTCTGTCAATAAAACGGAAAGAAtctcatgtttgtcatgttatatattgtgGAGTTGGTTTAATTTTCATTAATTCATCATGAGTTCACAAAAGAAGAACATCACTGAGTCAAAGCATGAAAACGCATTAGAAAACTATTATTTTAATCCTCAAAAGTCAGGAGCTTATTTTGGTCCATCTAAACTGCGTGATGAATTGAAGAAAAGCAAGCAACATGTTATCAAGCTAAGAAAGGTGAAACGATTTGTGAAACATCAAGACGTCTATAGTTTACACAAACCAGTGAAGCTGAGATTTAAAAGGTTAAAGATAAGAGTCAATTctatgaatgaaatgtttgatgtggATCTGGCAGACCTTTCTCGCTACAGTAAAGAGAATAAAGGTGCCAGATATTTGTTGGTAGCTGTGGACATTTTTTCAGGCTATGCTTTTGTGCTCCCTCTAACCAACAAGAAACCAGAGTTGGTGCTGAAGGCTTTCAAAGATATACTGAAAACTAGACAGCCCAAGAAAGTTTGTGTTGATGGTGGTAGTGAGTTCAAAGGTACATTTCAATCTTATTTAGAGAAGAAACACATCACTCTCACCATTGCACGGAATGAAAACATCAAGGGCAATTATGTGGAACGGTTCAACAGAACATTGAAATCTTTGATCACACGTTATATGACTCACAACAACACCAAACACTACCTGGATGTTCTGCCTGAACTAGTATACAACTACAATAATACTTTGCTTTCTTCTCTACCCAATTTATCACCTGCTCAAGTGAATAAAGGAAATGAATTGAAAGTGTGGCAACATGTGTATGTCAAACCTTTGTTGAAACAGCTCAAAAGTAAAACCAATTATCATGTGAAGAAATTCAAATATAAAGTAGGTGATCATGTTCGCATTCCATATCTGAGAAAACCATTCACCAAAGAACTTGCTCTGAAGAGGACACAAGAACTCTTCAAAGTAGCTCACCGTTTTAAAAGACAAGAAATTCCACTGTATAAACTCaaagatgttcatgatgaaatGATCAAAGGTACATTTTATACCAGCCAATTGCAGAAGGTCAACAAAGGAGAAGATATTGAGTGGCAGGTGGAGAAGATTTTAAAGAGGAAGCGCATGAATGGAAAAACTTTTGCTTTGGTGTGGTGGTTAGGTTGGCCTAGTTCCTTTGACTCTTACGTGGAGGAAAGTCAGCTGAAAGACTTGTAATGgagaaatatgtgtttctaaagtatttagACTCAAAGAAAGAGTACTTCAAAGAGAACACACCATATCATTTTAGAGTGATATTAAATCAAAGACTGGTGTTTGATGGATTCTGGGGAGTCTCTTTGACAGAACTAAACTTTGGAAAGGTGGATCTCATTCATATGAATGATCCTTATGAAGATATACTGTGTAACTTATGTGATAGTTCATTGGTAGGTGATAGTCAGTTACCTTTGTTGAGACGCATTGATTTGAGAGAGGGGCCTAATTTTAAATTCACTAATGAATACAATATCCATGTCAAGGTAAAAGAATCTCAAGACATTGAAATCTGTATAAAAGCAAACGATGGAGCTCCTCTCTCCTCATTCTTGACAGAAGAGACTCACCTCACACTTCACCTACAACGTTACCCTTTTACCAACAGACATGGATTCTTTACCTCTGTATGTCCCTGATTAGAACAAATGGCAGAATTACTTTGAAATACACATGACAATGAGTTCTCAACTGGCGAAAGGGAAAAATCAACCTAATGTCATTGCGTCTCGCCAACCTGACGATTCATCAAAAGAAAAGTCAAAAGTCATCAAACGACAGATGACTTCTGAACCTCAAAGTGTTGTGGAGAGAGCAGGTGCCAAAGAGAAACGACGAAAGTCTTTAAAAAGAGCTGCAGGCGAGCAGGTAACCAAAACCAAGAGGATACGTCTAACAAGTAACATCCCCTCAAAGACTGCTCAAATTCTGAAGTGTACTCcagtgaaagaaaacaatatcttcAGTTAGCATTATGGCGTTGCTGACAAGTAAAAGTTTTGACGAAATTGTTCCTGGATCTTTAAACCTCTTTACTCTACCACCTTTTCAAACCTGTGTTCGACAAAATTACTTTGAAAATGTGCGTCCAGTGAGTCAAATTAATGATTCAGCACCCTTGGAATTCGAAATTTCTAATACTGGCAGTGACTATACTGATTTGAAGAGGGAAAGATTACATGTGAAGGTTAAAGTCACCCATGCAGACAACAGCTCTCTGGTGGACAAAGAACACATTGCCCCTATTTGTCTTTTTTACAATCACTTTTCTCACAactttcagtttatttgaatgGACAGTTGGTTTCCTCAACTAATAATCACTATGGGTTTAAAAGTATGATGAAAACCTTGTTGAATTTTGGAGCTGAGGCAAAATCTACTCAACTCACCTCACAGTTGTTCTACAAAGATACAGGTGCAGACAATGATGATATTGAATCAACAGACCCTGTCACAGGAGCTAACCAGGGATTATCAGTGCGTGGATCATTCATTGCTTTGAGCCAGGAAATGACCATGTCTGGTAATCTTTTCAAAGATGTGTTTGACATGGACAGACACTTGATTAATGGTGTAAACCTAACTCTGAAATTTTTCCGATCATCACCTGAATTCTGTCTTAAACCAAATATTCTCTGTACACATTTTAGACTCAAAGTCAACCCAGCACTCATTCTGGCTCACAACACcttgtttgaaaacaattcTAATGCCCTCTACCCATTCATCAAGTCTGAGGTGAAGGTCACTAGCATTCCTGTCTCTCAGTTAACACATACCATTGACAATGTTTCGAACCCCATTACTAACCGATACACTGTTGGATTTGTAGACAGTAGCAGTTTCAATGGAAAATATGATGGAAATCCCTTTAATTTTCAATCCAGCATGATTAAAACTGTTAACCTGTATGTGAATGGAGTCAGTGTCCCTGGGAGAGCCACCCCAGCTGACGATGCAGACACctttctgaaaatgtttgatAACTTGAAATATTGGAGACAAGACAGAGGAAACTTCATTTCAAGACAGGAGTTCCTACTTGGCAGTGCTCTTTTTGTTTATCATCTTGGTGACATAGACGCTGACTATCTCAATCTTGTGAAATCAGGAAATGTGAGATTAGAGATTGAATTCAAATCTGCTTTGACTAAGACATTGAGCGGTGTCATCATGAGCGAAAGAAATTCCATCATAGAAATTGATAAAGCAAGGAATGTATACATTAAGTAAGGAAGATGAAAGCGTCTGAATTGAACTGTGCCATACAATGTGACCCTGTCTTACAAAATCACGTCTTGGGTGTGTTTGCTAAAGATACCCTACCGGTACTCACATCTTCTATGATAAGAAGAGGGGTTGGACTTATTGTGAATACAGATGTCAGTCGCAAGAAAGGACGTCATTGGGTTGCTATGTATATTCAAGGAAATAGAGCAGAACTGTTTGATAGTTTAGCTGAACCTGTACATGGTGATGTATTTGACACCTGTTTAAGGTCATATGGTCAATTATACTTACACAGTAGCAAACAGTTACAATCTATAGACTCAAATGTATGTGGATTCTATTGTTTGTATTATCTATGTAAATTCAAGGCTAACTGGAGTTTTCGCAGTTTTTTTTAGCAGTTTGAAGTAATAAACTTCATTTGGAATGATATGTTTGTATCTCACTATATTTGTAACTATTTCAAATACTGTACCCCTTCCTGTCTCAATTGTTAATCACACTTTgcatcaattttgtataaagaataaattaacaaaaataaaaatagtttAGTTTAAATCCTGCGATTGTTGTTTGTATAAAAGAGAAGTAATGTGAGTTTTGAACTCACTATTTTGATACACTGGAGGAATAAACAACACACCATGGGAGAAAGTACATGTCTGTTACCCTTTCATACACCCACTACAATATCTGCGGTTGGTGGATCCTCCAGTGGAAAAACAGTTTGGTGTGCACGTCTGTTAATTAACAAACAGGCTAATACCATGTTTGATCCAGCACCCAACTTAATCATTTACTGCTATGCGGTATGGCAAGAAATCTATAGTGAGTTAGAGAGATCAATTTCAAATATTCGCTTTCAAAATGCACTACCTACGGAAGAAGAACTGAAATCTTACTCTCAAGAATCGGATCATCAATGTTTGATAATTTTTGATGATTACATGAGATCAATTTGTAAAAGTCCGTTGTATTTACATCTGTATACCACGCTCTCACGTCATTTAGGAATTTCAGTTATCAACATTATGCAAAGTGCTTACCCAAAAGGTGACTGTAGCAGAACAATATCACTGaatgcacaatattttgtgttgttgtcCAACCCtcgttcagcacatgaatatAAAATTTTAGCGTCACAAATATTTCCTGGACAAGctaaatattttactgaatcATTTCAAGATGCAGTAGGTGGAAAGAGATATGGTTATCTTGTTTTGGATGTTTCACCCTGTGCTGATGAACAGTATGGACGATTGCGCACAGGGATATTCCATGATGAGACATGCACAGTGTACCTACCACAGATATAAGTTTGCATGATTTAAATATGCACATGTACAGTCACAACACACCATTTCACTTGTAACCTTCAAACTGAATAGAACTATGGATGTTTGTGGACGGTTTGACAATTTTGATGTGGAGTCAGGTTGTGCTGGAATAACAGGTCAATCACCTAATGGGGAGAAATACAGTGACAGAATGAGGTCCTTCAACAGTTGGCCAGTTCAAATGAAACGGTCTCCTAAAGCAATGGCTGAAGCTGGATTTATCTACACAGGCAAGTCTGATAAAGTGTATTGTTTTAAGTGTAAACTTCGTGCATCTCGATGGATACCAGAAGATGATCCACTGTCTGAACATTTCAGACTGTCTCCTCGTTGTGGCTATATCAATATGGTAGCAGCTCCAAAGGCAAATCCTGAAGCATAGGAAATGGTGACAGTAATACAAACCTTGTCTATTGGAAACCAAATCAGTTGACAGAGGAGCAGCAGTCCTAAAGCATCAACATGCGTTCACTACTAGAAAAGCATGCTCATTTTTTATCAGTGTTAAAACAAGCTAATCCTGCACAGAGAAAAGCCATGCTGACTCATGTTTCATCTGAACAGTTCATGACAATAATTACACTTGTGTACAATATTCATAAGGGAAACATAGTTTTTACAGAAGAAAATAAAACCAGCCTGTCTCGTCACAAGAAGATCATTCGAATGTTAGTCACCAAAAGTGTCAGCACACGCAGGAAACGAGAGCTCATCATCGCATAGCATTCAATTCTACCTATTTGCATAAGGAGTTACCAAGCCTTTCTGTTTACTGTACAACATGAGCAAGCCTATGATTCTTTTGACAAGAGAAAATTACCAGAGGCTGGTGTCCAAACAAGAGGAAGAGACAGCTCAACAGACAGCTCTTCAGACAGCGCATCACACAGCTCAACTTCAGAAAGGGAATGTTTCTTGTGTATGCATACGTAGCAGTCACAAATAGTGTTCAGCTAGATTTACACTGTGCAGGAAAAGAACACAGTCATCCATTGGAAAAGTGTCTTCTTGCTGGGtactggtgtcttttgctatgaAAGTCAAATTGACATAAAACTGTTGTAGGCGCTGAGCACAAAACATGTCAGCCACTATGACCAATCTTCCAGCATGAACACATATGTGTCTTCTTCCTTCTGACAAGACACATGTCAGTATGTGTCACCTGTGACAGGTATATTTGAGTTTTACTCTGCAGTTTACACAAATAAAAATGTCCTTGTTCATCCTCTCCACTTGCATCAGTAGATAAATACCCCAGACAGTTATTGCACAGATATGATGTCAGAATCACCctgtaaaacaaatcaaacacatgTAATAACACAGAATACACACATGATTACATTATCAAACATTCTAAAATTTCAAAACACGAAACAGAAaccaaaatacatttaaacCATATTATCATTATAATCATGTAGCTTACCTGTGAAACTTGTAATTTCACTGAAGATTTTCTTGCAGACACTGTGTGCATCTATTCAGTTGGTGAATACCCATAAGGTACACTTTGAATATCATCATGTAATAAAAAACGTTTGTTGTCTATGGATGTCAATGCCActttggtgtgtgtttgtgtgtacagaGTGTTATTGTTTGACTGAATCAGATAATAAGAACAGGAGACTGCTTTATTGTCAAAGAGACACTGTTTAAACATCTCATGTCTCAACAATTTCTTGATGACTGATTTTTAAATACCTTTGGCTGTTTTCATTTCAATGACGTCTTTGTCTGTTTTTATCAAAAAAAGAGTACATCTGTGCCTTTAACCCACAAAATTCTACGATTATGTTTCCACTTGCTTCATCTTTCATCTTACCTGTCACCTTCCTATTCAGATCGGAATAGAGTCCTTTTGAGTCATTGGGTACATAATTGCAAGTATCAAAGAGATGCAAATTCTGCTTCATGAATGCATAAGGATCCGTAAGGGGTTCTCTTGAGGAGAGGCATGAACTTGCATAAAAAGactgtcagtgtctgtcatGAGCAAATCTAAATGTTCATGACCATATTGGGTTTGCATGATATCGTAGTAAAAGTCATAAATATGATGTTTGGCCAAATCCAAAATGGTGAAACCAGCAGTGATGGGTTGATCTAAATGTACACTTGTCTTTTCTAATTCAACAGCAACCACCTCATCTGAATAAATTTTGACCTGCTTGAAACTGGTTTTTGCTGCCAGTTTTTGAAATCTAGGTCCTTGTGTTACCAACtacactgttttgtgtttacgtttattcatacagaaacgaccaaacacacagttgttcatCAGTTTGTAACGATCTTTGTCACAATTGTCCTTTGCATGTTTACGATTTCTCAAGTTGAGCTCCACATAGGGTTTCAACCATGAACCTTGGGTACATTTTAAAACTCGGTGTATTTGCTTTAACACTaaaccatgattcaaatacaacTGTAAGGTTTTTATATGAACCACATAATGAGAACGATCTTTCTGTGTGCAAAAAAGTTTTCTACCAGGTGATTTCTTTGGAAGTTTCTTCAATGGTCGTTTGTGGAAATGAGCCAGCAGATCTTtgtatttatctgaaaactCTTCAAAAGAGATATCATCATGACTTGGAGCCATAGGGAAAGCTGCATGAGATTTGTGTAAGTGGGGAGGGCATCAAATCCACTTCCAAGATATACCCTGTGTCACTCTCTGTATCTATGGTGAACCAGTCTATGGAGTTGAACTCAGCAGGTTCAATGACTTGGTAATTTCCTGTAGGGAGAGGTTGCAACATCACTGTGACATACAACGAATTTACATCAAAGTAGAGAAGAGTGGAGGTGTCTTTTTCTGGATTAAAATCAGGCATGTGTTCATTGTTACTCTCTGCATATTTTTTCCCAATGACTGACACACCACCACGAATagaattttcaatgaaattgtaaCTGTCTACATCTGTAAACAGATCAAGTTTAGCACCAGTGATTTTCATAGCAGCATCTAAACAGAAACCAGGCATGGAATGGCAATGGCAAATGTCCAGTCCGTAGTC encodes the following:
- the LOC137256477 gene encoding uncharacterized protein: MSSQKKNITESKHENALENYYFNPQKSGAYFGPSKLRDELKKSKQHVIKLRKVKRFVKHQDVYSLHKPVKLRFKRLKIRVNSMNEMFDVDLADLSRYSKENKGARYLLVAVDIFSGYAFVLPLTNKKPELVLKAFKDILKTRQPKKVCVDGGSEFKGTFQSYLEKKHITLTIARNENIKGNYVERFNRTLKSLITRYMTHNNTKHYLDVLPELVYNYNNTLLSSLPNLSPAQVNKGNELKVWQHVYVKPLLKQLKSKTNYHVKKFKYKVGDHVRIPYLRKPFTKELALKRTQELFKVAHRFKRQEIPLYKLKDVHDEMIKGTFYTSQLQKVNKGEDIEWQVEKILKRKRMNGKTFALVWWLGWPSSFDSYVEESQLKDL